In the genome of Streptomyces sp. NBC_00259, the window GCTACATGGCGGGGGTGCGTGACGACGCGCCCTGGTGCCCGTGGAACATCGAGTTCATCCGCCGCGTCAACGGCCTGCCGTCGGTGGACGACGTCTTCCGTACGGTCTTCGGGGCCGAGTACATGGTCCTCGGTCTCGGTGACGTCTACCTCGGAGCGCCGGTCGCCACCCCGCTCGATCCGCGCCATCGTCTGGTGACGACGAAGTACAACCCGGCGAGGACCTGGACCGCCGAGAACTCGGTCGGGATCGGCGGGGCGTATCTGTGCGTGTACGGGATGGAGGGGCCCGGCGGCTACCAGTTCGTGGGCCGTACGACACAGGTGTGGTCGCCCTGGTCCGGTCCCAGGCCCTGGCTGCTGAGGCACTTCGACCGCATCACGTGGTACCCGGTGAGCCCCGCCGAACTCCTCGAACTGCGCGCCGACATGGCCGCCGGGCGCTTCACCCCGCGCGTCGAGGAGGGCACCTTCTCCCTCGCCGCGCACCGAGAGTTCCTGGCCGAACACGCTGCCTCGATCGGCGAGTTCCGCAGCCGCCAGGCGGCGGCGTTCGCGGCGGAACGTGAGGCGTGGGAAGCCGCGGGTGAGTTCGCCCGCGCGGAGGCGGCCTCGTCCCCGGCCGCGCCACCCACGGAGCTCGAGGTTCCTCCGGGCGGCCAGGTGGTGGAGGCGGAGTTCGCGGCTTCGGTCTGGCAGGTGAACGTCGCCGCGGGAGACGCGGTGCGGGCCGGGCAGCCGCTGCTGGCGCTGGAGGCGATGAAGATGGAATCCCGGATCCCGGCACCACGCGACGCGACGGTCTCCCAGGTCCTCGTCGCCCCCGGGACCCAGGTCACGGCCGGCACCCCGCTGCTCGTTCTCGGTCCAGTCTGATTCCCGACGCAGATTCCCGGGCCACGACACGATCCGGTGCGTGGGTATGCCTTCCGCAGGAGGTACGGGCGGACACACCCCACCCACCGACCCGCAGAGAACGGCACCGACCCGCGAACGGCCACAGCACCACCGACCCGGAGACGGCCACTCGTACCGACCCACCCCCAGGAGCCCCGATTGCCCCGCACGATGCCGCCCACCGCGCTCTCCCGCGTCCGCGCCGCCTACGACCTCATCGCCCGGGCCGACCGCGCCGACGTCTGGATCACCCTGCGCCCGCAGCGCGACGCCGAGGCGGACGCCCGCGACGTCGACGCCCGGCACGCGGCCGGGGAGCGGCTGCCGCTCGCCGGTACCGTCGTCGCGGTCAAGGGGAACATCGACGTCGCCGGCCTGCCGACCACCGCGGGCTGCCCCTCGTTCGCGTACGAGCCCGGCCACGACGCCCCCGCGGTCGCCCGGCTGAAGGCGGCGGGGTCCGTCGTCCTCGGCACCACGAACATGGACCAGTTCGCCACCGGGCTGGTCGGCACCCGCTCCCCGTACGGTGCCGTCCGCAGCGCCCTCGACCCGGAGCGTGTCGCGGGCGGTTCCAGTTCGGGCTCCGCGGTCGCCGTCGCGCTCGGCATCGCCGACATCGCGCTCGGCACGGACACCGCGGGCTCCGGCCGTGTCCCCGCCGCGTTCAACGGCATCGTCGGGCTCAAGCCCACCCGTGGCCTCGTCGCGACGGACGGTGTCGTCCCGGCCTGCGCAAGCCTGGACTGCGTGAGCGTCTTCGCCCGTACGCTCCCGGAGGCGCGCCTCGCGCTGGGCGTACTGGCACAGGGCGGGGCACCCTCGACGCCCCGTGCGCCGGGCCCCTGGCGGATCGCGGTCCCGCCCACCGCCCAGCTCGGCGAGCTGGACGACGGCTGGGCCGAAGCGTACGAGGCGGCCGCGGCCCGGCTCGAAGCGGCAGGCGCCGAGTTGAGACCGATCGGTCTCGCACCGTTCACCGAGGCGGCCGCGATGCTGTACGAGGGCGCGTTCGTGGCCGAGCGGTACACCGCGGTGGGTTCCTTTGTCGACAAGGGGACTCCGGATCTCGATCCGACGGTCGCGGGGATCATCGGCCGCGCCCGTGGCATCCCCGCCCACCGGCTCTTCGAGGACCAGGCCCGGCTGGCCTCCCTGCGAGCCGCCGCACTCGCCGGTCTGAGGGACGCCGACGCCCTGCTGCTGCCGACGGCCCCCGGTCATCCGACGGTCGCCGAGGTGGCCGCCGATCCCCTCGGCAGCAACGCCCGCCTGGGCCGGTTCACCAACTCCACGAATCTCTTCGGCCTGGCGGCGGTCGCCGTCCCGGCGGGCACGGTGGCGGGCCGTCCCTTCGGTGCGATGCTGGTCGGACCCGCCGGCACGGACGAGAACCTCGCCACGATCGCCGGTCTCCTCACCCCGCCCGTCCGCCTGGCGGTCGTCGGCGCGCATCTCACCGGCCAGCCGCTCAACCCGCAGTTGCTCGCCCTGGGCGCCCGGCGGGTGCGCACGACCCGTACCGCACCCGTGTACCGCCTGTACGCGCTGGACACCGACCCGGCGAAGCCCGGACTGGTGCACACCACGGACGGCTCGGGCGCGCCCGTCGAGGCGGAGGAGTGGGAGCTGCCCGCCGAGGGACTGGGGCTGCTGGCGGCGGCCCTTCCGCGGCCGATGGCACTCGGCCGGGTCGCGCTGGCCGACGGCTCGTCCGTACCCGGCTTCCTGTGCGAGCCGGACGCCCTCGACGGGGCGCGGGACATCACCGCCTACGGGGGCTGGCGGGCGTACCGCACCGGCTGATGCGCGGTGCGCCGCCCCTCGCAGGGGGCGGCGCACCGCACGTTCCGGAGAATCCCGGGATCAGCCGACCGAGCTGTACGCCACCACGCCGCGCAGCAGTGCCTCGACCGCCTTGCGTGCGTTGCGGGTCACGGTCGACTGCTCCGCGGGGGCCGCGGCCGCGATCTGGCCCAGTACGTCGATGACCTGCTTGCACCAGCGCACGAAGTCGCCGGCCGGCATCTCCGCCTCGCGCAGGACCTCGTCCAGACCCTTGCCCGAGGCCCATTCGTACGCGGCCCAGGCGAAGCCGAGGTCGGGCTCGCGCTGTCCCACGCCCTCGGCCTGGTTGATGCGGAACTCCTCCTCCAGCGCGTCCAGCCGGCCCCAGATGCGCACCATCTCGCCGAGCGCGGCCTTCGCCTTGCCCGCCGGCACCTTGGGCGCCACCGCGTCATCGGCCTGGCGCGCCTCGTACACCAACGCCGAGACGCACGCGGCCAGTTCGGCGGGGCTGAGCCCCTCCCACACCCGTTCGCGCAGGCATTCGCTCGCCAGCAGGTCCAGCTCGCCGTAGAGCCTGGCCAGCCGTCTGCCGTGCTCGGTGACCTCGTCCTCGCGGAGGTAGTCCATCTCCGTCAGCAGCGCGACGATGCGGTCGAAGGTCCGGGCGATCGTGTTCGTCCGGCCCTCGATGCGGCGCTCCAGCTGACGGGTGTCGCGCTGGAGCCGGTGGTAGCGCTCGGCCCAGCGGGCGTGGTCCTCACGCTCGTCGCAGCCGTGGCAGGGATGGGCGCGGATGTCCTTGCGGAGGCGGGCGATCTCCCGGTCGTCCGCGGCCTCGGCGCGCGGCCTGCGATGCCGGTCGGGGACGATGTGCCCGGCCTTGGTCCGCAGGGCGGACGCGAGGTCCCGGCGGGACTGCGGCGAGCGCGGATTGAAGGACTTGGGGATCCGCATCCGCTCCAGCGGCTCGACGGGGACCGGGAAGTCCATCGAGGCGAGCCGCTTGACCTGCCGCTCGGCGGTCAGCACGAGCGGGCGGGGACCGTCGTGGTACTCGTATCCGCGGTGGCTGTTGGACCGGCCGGCCGGCAGGCCCGGGTCGAGGACCAGGGCCAGCCCGGCGAACTTTCCGGTGGGGACGTGGATGACATCGCCCGGCTTGAGCTTCTCCAGCGAGTCCGCGGCGGCCGCCCGGCGCTGCGCCGCGCCCTGCTTGGCCAGTTCGGTCTCGCGGTCCTTCAGGTCCCGCCGCAACCGTGCGTACTCCTCGAAGTCGCCGAGATGGCAGGTCATGCCCTCCCGATAGCCCGAGAGCCCCTCCTCGTTGCGCTGCACCTGGCGCGAGATGCCGACGACCGACCTGTCCGCCTGGAACTGCGCGAACGACGTCTCCAGCAGCTCGCGCGAGCGGTGCCGGCCGAACTGGTGCACAAGGTTCACCGCCATGTTGTACGACGGCTTGAAGCTGGAGCGGAGCGGATACGTGCGCGTGCCGGCGAGTCCGGCGAGAGCGCCCGGGTCCATCCCGCGCTGCCACAGCACGACGGCATGGCCCTCGACGTCGATGCCGCGCCGGCCGGCGCGGCCGGTCAACTGGGTGTACTCGCCGGGGGTGATGTCGGCGTGCTGCTCGCCGTTCCACTTGACGAGCTTCTCCAGCACGACCGATCTGGCGGGCATGTTGATGCCGAGGGCCAGGGTCTCGGTGGCGAAGACGGCCTTGACGAGGCCACGGACGAAGAGCTCCTCGACAACTTCCTTGAACGTCGGGAGCATTCCCGCGTGGTGCGCGGCTATGCCCCGCTCCAGGCCCTCCAACCACTCGTAGTAGCCGAGGACATGGAGATCCTCACCGGGGATGGAGGCGGTGCGCTGCTCGACGATCTCCCGCACCCTCTGGCGCGACTCCTCGTCGTTGAGCCGGAGGCCCGCGTACATGCACTGCTGGACGGCGGCCTGGCAGCCGGCGCGGCTGAAGATGAACGTGATGGCGGGCAGCAGCCCTTCCGCGTCCAGCCGCTCGATGACCTCGGGCCTGCCTGGGGTCCAGATGCGCCCGCGCTGTCTGCGCTCACGCTCCCGGTCGGCCTCGCGGACCATCTTGCCGCGGCGGCGTTCGCGCGGGTTGTAGGTCCGCGAGTTCTCCATCCGGGCCATGCGGACCAGGTCGGGGTTGACCTCGCGGCGGGCGGCGCCCCGGCCACCGTGGTCGGTCTCCTCCTCGAAGAGGTCGTACATCCGGCGTCCGGCGAGCACGTGCTGCCACAGGGGCACGGGCCGGGACTCGGAGACGATCACTTCGGTGTCGCCACGGACGGTGTCCAGCCAGTCACCGAACTCCTCGGCGTTGGACACGGTGGCCGAGAGGGACACCAGCGTCACGGAGTCGGGGAGGTGGATGATCACTTCCTCCCAGACGGCGCCCCGGAAGCGGTCCGAGAGGTAGTGCACCTCGTCCATGACCACATAGCCGAGGCCGCGCAGCGACTGGGAGCCCGCGTACAGCATGTTGCGCAGGACCTCGGTGGTCATGACGACCACGGGGGCTTCGGAGTTGACGCTGTTGTCCCCGGTGAGCAGGCCGACCTTCTCGTGGCCGTACCGCTTCACCAGGTCCGAGTACTTCTGGTTGGACAGCGCCTTGATGGGCGTCGTGTAGAAACACTTGCGTCCCTGGGCCAGTGCGAGATGCACGGCGAACTCGCCCACGATGGTCTTGCCGGAGCCCGTGGGGGCCGCGACGAGCACGCCCTTCCCGGCCTCCAGGGCCTCGCAGGCCTCGATCTGGAAGGGGTCCAGACCGAACTCGTACAGGTCGCGGAAGGGAGCGAGCGCGGTGGCCTGCTCGGCGGCGCGGATCCGCGCAGCGGCGTATCGCTCGGCTGGTGAGAGGTCCTCTGTCATCTTGTTGTCGAGCCTACCCGTCGCCTCCGACAGTGGGCTCGATCTTTAAAGCAGCGAGGGTGCCCGGCTCCTGCCGGGCACCCTCCGTGCGTTCTCCGCCGGGGAGATCACGTGACGTCGTCGTATCCGTTCACACGGTCACGCTCGGGGCTCGACTGCTCGGGCAGCGCGAGGGCCGCCGAGACCGGCTCGGGCCTCAGGTCGACCTCGGACGCCTCGTCGTCGGCCAGGCCCCGGTCCGGGTTGCTGCGCCGTCGCCGCATGTCGTTGACGAGCGAGAAGCCCACGGCCATGAAGTAGAGGACGGTGATCGGCCCGGCGAGCGCGATCATGCCGACGGGGTCCGTCGTCGGTGTGATCACGGCGCCGAAGACGAAGACGCCCATGATGACGGCGCGCCACCACCCGAGCATGCGCCGGCC includes:
- a CDS encoding allophanate hydrolase; this translates as MPPTALSRVRAAYDLIARADRADVWITLRPQRDAEADARDVDARHAAGERLPLAGTVVAVKGNIDVAGLPTTAGCPSFAYEPGHDAPAVARLKAAGSVVLGTTNMDQFATGLVGTRSPYGAVRSALDPERVAGGSSSGSAVAVALGIADIALGTDTAGSGRVPAAFNGIVGLKPTRGLVATDGVVPACASLDCVSVFARTLPEARLALGVLAQGGAPSTPRAPGPWRIAVPPTAQLGELDDGWAEAYEAAAARLEAAGAELRPIGLAPFTEAAAMLYEGAFVAERYTAVGSFVDKGTPDLDPTVAGIIGRARGIPAHRLFEDQARLASLRAAALAGLRDADALLLPTAPGHPTVAEVAADPLGSNARLGRFTNSTNLFGLAAVAVPAGTVAGRPFGAMLVGPAGTDENLATIAGLLTPPVRLAVVGAHLTGQPLNPQLLALGARRVRTTRTAPVYRLYALDTDPAKPGLVHTTDGSGAPVEAEEWELPAEGLGLLAAALPRPMALGRVALADGSSVPGFLCEPDALDGARDITAYGGWRAYRTG
- a CDS encoding DEAD/DEAH box helicase, whose amino-acid sequence is MTEDLSPAERYAAARIRAAEQATALAPFRDLYEFGLDPFQIEACEALEAGKGVLVAAPTGSGKTIVGEFAVHLALAQGRKCFYTTPIKALSNQKYSDLVKRYGHEKVGLLTGDNSVNSEAPVVVMTTEVLRNMLYAGSQSLRGLGYVVMDEVHYLSDRFRGAVWEEVIIHLPDSVTLVSLSATVSNAEEFGDWLDTVRGDTEVIVSESRPVPLWQHVLAGRRMYDLFEEETDHGGRGAARREVNPDLVRMARMENSRTYNPRERRRGKMVREADRERERRQRGRIWTPGRPEVIERLDAEGLLPAITFIFSRAGCQAAVQQCMYAGLRLNDEESRQRVREIVEQRTASIPGEDLHVLGYYEWLEGLERGIAAHHAGMLPTFKEVVEELFVRGLVKAVFATETLALGINMPARSVVLEKLVKWNGEQHADITPGEYTQLTGRAGRRGIDVEGHAVVLWQRGMDPGALAGLAGTRTYPLRSSFKPSYNMAVNLVHQFGRHRSRELLETSFAQFQADRSVVGISRQVQRNEEGLSGYREGMTCHLGDFEEYARLRRDLKDRETELAKQGAAQRRAAAADSLEKLKPGDVIHVPTGKFAGLALVLDPGLPAGRSNSHRGYEYHDGPRPLVLTAERQVKRLASMDFPVPVEPLERMRIPKSFNPRSPQSRRDLASALRTKAGHIVPDRHRRPRAEAADDREIARLRKDIRAHPCHGCDEREDHARWAERYHRLQRDTRQLERRIEGRTNTIARTFDRIVALLTEMDYLREDEVTEHGRRLARLYGELDLLASECLRERVWEGLSPAELAACVSALVYEARQADDAVAPKVPAGKAKAALGEMVRIWGRLDALEEEFRINQAEGVGQREPDLGFAWAAYEWASGKGLDEVLREAEMPAGDFVRWCKQVIDVLGQIAAAAPAEQSTVTRNARKAVEALLRGVVAYSSVG